A region from the Drosophila takahashii strain IR98-3 E-12201 chromosome 2L, DtakHiC1v2, whole genome shotgun sequence genome encodes:
- the LOC138913769 gene encoding uncharacterized protein isoform X1, with product MDILLKSLKGEAFASIFSDLKFGEESLKSLSWEQFRMEISKELVGQAVVFFNELQNWKRHNNYLSDQGKAPGINGSEIDLATILANSNQAAAVINYFKETGRLTNEFRKVLSGIIAEHFVYNNIQTNQIVLNQIADEIQELFESEIKETYFIKNFGKKPGGLLYSKIYNLKAKAKKQSAVQLSGTSNDENTCPNPTDLNDDKVITCKQWLMFNIEPRREVDEKWDLTFEWRQSFLSTTATLSAILEEFPILKQAFGHELIVADYQKIHSKDSDTFVAKWQEFKSVALSLFLSKIKEVQSINLLKAFSNQSEDTKDAVLLHVIHSVLIPTKRGKRGSSGNLKLKYTIQDSRDHFIIFKSSVGELQSHLKVLTDENYKIKQPLQPIICCIGSSLYNFEKYFVYISGIFYELPNILKSVEICFKIFIVLNLKYPDPCCLVWTFIQQHFFDLNLKSDLKNRILSELLNDLKNTSISNLS from the exons atggatATTTTGCTGAAAAGTTTAAAAGGAGAAGCGTTTGCTTCTATATTCTCGG ATCTGAAATTTGGCGAAGAAAGCTTAAAATCGTTAAGCTGGGAGCAATTCAGGATGGAAATTTCGAAGGAATTAGTAGGGCAAGcggtagttttttttaatgagcTGCAAAATTGGAAACGCCAT AATAATTACCTCTCCGATCAGGGCAAAGCACCCGGCATTAATGGCAGTGAG ATTGATTTAGCAACTATTTTGGCAAACAGTAATCAAGCTGCAGCAGTAATAAATTACTTCAAAGAAACTGGTCGACTAACCAACGAATTTAGGAAGGTATTAAGTGGAATTATTGCTGAACATTTTGTTTACAACAATATTCAGACCAATCAAATTGTGTTAAATCAAATCGCTGATGAAATTCAAGAGCTTTTCGAATCTGAAATTAAG gaaacatattttattaaaaatttcggCAAGAAACCAGGAGGCCTTTTATACAGTAAGATCTACAACCTTAAAGCGAAGGCAAAGAAACAGTCTGCTGTTCAATTAAGCGGAACTTCAAACGACGAAAACACTTGCCCGAATCCAACTGATCTTAACGACGATAAGGTGATTACCTGTAAACAGTGGCTTATGTTCAATATAGAACCACGAAGAGAAGTTGATGAAAAGTGGGATCTTACATTTGAGTGGCGTCAAAGTTTTCTGTCGACGACTGCTACACTTAGCGCAATTCTTGAAGAATTTCCTATTCTTAAGCAGGCATTCGGACACGAGttg attGTCGCTGACtaccaaaaaatacattcTAAGGACAGTGACACATTTGTTGCAAAATGGCAAGAATTTAAAAGTGTGGCTCTTTCACTATTTTTGTCGAAAATTAAAGAAGTCCAGAGTATAAATTTACTCAAAGCATTCTCGAATCAGAGCGAAG ATACCAAGGACGCCGTACTCCTTCACGTCATTCACTCCGTCCTCATCCCAACTAAGAGGGGAAAACGCGGATCTTCAGGGAATTTGAAGTTAAAGTATACCATTCAGGACTCACGGGACCACTTTATCATCTTTAAAAGCAGCGTTGGAGAACTTCAATCACACCTTAAAGTTTTGACAGAtgagaattataaaattaagcaACCCTTGCAGCCCATAATTTGCTGCATTGGTTCAAGTCTatacaattttgaaaaatatttcgtatACATATCCGGAATATTTTACGAATTGcctaatatattaaaaagtgtAGAGATttgcttcaaaatatttattgtgctCAATCTAAAATACCCAGATCCGTGCTGTCTCGTTTGGACATTTATTCAACAGCATTTctttgatttgaatttaaaatctgacttaaaaaacagAATTCTTTCTGAGCTATTGAATGACTTAAAAAACACCTCCATCAGTAATTTAAGTTAA
- the LOC138913769 gene encoding uncharacterized protein isoform X2, with protein MDILLKSLKGEAFASIFSDLKFGEESLKSLSWEQFRMEISKELVGQAVVFFNELQNWKRHNNYLSDQGKAPGINGSEETYFIKNFGKKPGGLLYSKIYNLKAKAKKQSAVQLSGTSNDENTCPNPTDLNDDKVITCKQWLMFNIEPRREVDEKWDLTFEWRQSFLSTTATLSAILEEFPILKQAFGHELIVADYQKIHSKDSDTFVAKWQEFKSVALSLFLSKIKEVQSINLLKAFSNQSEDTKDAVLLHVIHSVLIPTKRGKRGSSGNLKLKYTIQDSRDHFIIFKSSVGELQSHLKVLTDENYKIKQPLQPIICCIGSSLYNFEKYFVYISGIFYELPNILKSVEICFKIFIVLNLKYPDPCCLVWTFIQQHFFDLNLKSDLKNRILSELLNDLKNTSISNLS; from the exons atggatATTTTGCTGAAAAGTTTAAAAGGAGAAGCGTTTGCTTCTATATTCTCGG ATCTGAAATTTGGCGAAGAAAGCTTAAAATCGTTAAGCTGGGAGCAATTCAGGATGGAAATTTCGAAGGAATTAGTAGGGCAAGcggtagttttttttaatgagcTGCAAAATTGGAAACGCCAT AATAATTACCTCTCCGATCAGGGCAAAGCACCCGGCATTAATGGCAGTGAG gaaacatattttattaaaaatttcggCAAGAAACCAGGAGGCCTTTTATACAGTAAGATCTACAACCTTAAAGCGAAGGCAAAGAAACAGTCTGCTGTTCAATTAAGCGGAACTTCAAACGACGAAAACACTTGCCCGAATCCAACTGATCTTAACGACGATAAGGTGATTACCTGTAAACAGTGGCTTATGTTCAATATAGAACCACGAAGAGAAGTTGATGAAAAGTGGGATCTTACATTTGAGTGGCGTCAAAGTTTTCTGTCGACGACTGCTACACTTAGCGCAATTCTTGAAGAATTTCCTATTCTTAAGCAGGCATTCGGACACGAGttg attGTCGCTGACtaccaaaaaatacattcTAAGGACAGTGACACATTTGTTGCAAAATGGCAAGAATTTAAAAGTGTGGCTCTTTCACTATTTTTGTCGAAAATTAAAGAAGTCCAGAGTATAAATTTACTCAAAGCATTCTCGAATCAGAGCGAAG ATACCAAGGACGCCGTACTCCTTCACGTCATTCACTCCGTCCTCATCCCAACTAAGAGGGGAAAACGCGGATCTTCAGGGAATTTGAAGTTAAAGTATACCATTCAGGACTCACGGGACCACTTTATCATCTTTAAAAGCAGCGTTGGAGAACTTCAATCACACCTTAAAGTTTTGACAGAtgagaattataaaattaagcaACCCTTGCAGCCCATAATTTGCTGCATTGGTTCAAGTCTatacaattttgaaaaatatttcgtatACATATCCGGAATATTTTACGAATTGcctaatatattaaaaagtgtAGAGATttgcttcaaaatatttattgtgctCAATCTAAAATACCCAGATCCGTGCTGTCTCGTTTGGACATTTATTCAACAGCATTTctttgatttgaatttaaaatctgacttaaaaaacagAATTCTTTCTGAGCTATTGAATGACTTAAAAAACACCTCCATCAGTAATTTAAGTTAA
- the Oseg5 gene encoding intraflagellar transport protein 80 homolog: protein MKLRTRICKKSSIQNSEASEEASKNVANYPLSCVDWSSNEEIYFVSDDHQILKWSDVSRDSVEVAKLPDDFVPTDLHWLLLGGRSSGGGKGSDTLLICSNDGRFVILNKSARVERSISAHGAAISSGRWSPDGAGLLTAGEDGVIKIWSRSGMLRSTVVHNEEAIHCARWAPNSTSIVFCQGGHISIKPLAANSKLIRWRAHDGLVLSLSWSTQSNVIASGGEDFRYKIWDAQGANLFTSSAEEFAITCVAFNPEKDYLLVGTFNLLKLCHSNGWSYSSARFTTPSVGSFFNLSWSTDGTQVACGTSTGQLIVAYAIEQQLISRNLKATSKSRKSIALKDIATGTQDLLDFPQRVVNFGLGYGHLVVATTHQVHIYNEKYINTPIIVDGRNDTRVIEVGKKYFMILDASSIWVYTYTGRLHLNPRYPGSQAQIPLLTWRSLSLGLDVLAVRDNSDPTLLHLFDLIPGASRQYDPHSLRAKQQLAEIAACRAGTSEDQFVAFIDSNRELFVSGTRNLNGDRTDEIYKIGTQLTAIMWASETNILVGVHDSCYSIWYCPGEGAADPTIIALTTVTLDTAEFGKNITIESFEDAVVTFRCAGALLPVNVNMYCEILHRALLEGQWQQALKICRMGQHASLWATLAAVATRKHQLQISEEAYAAALQIDKVSYLQHLKTLTPSSAEQMAENSLMLGRMLEAETILLHGKKIEQAVGLSLRMHNWRRALEISQKHKMEVPDLMPRVLQERSKYLKALQREEWDPLYLPHVVKEEADHLSE, encoded by the exons ATGAAATTACGAACCAGGATCTGCAAGAAAAGCTCCATACAAAATTCGGAGGCTTCAGAGGAGGCCAGCAAAAATGTGGCAAATTATCCACTGAGTTGTGTGGATTGGAGCAGCAATGAGGAGATATATTTTGTGAG CGACGACCACCAGATCCTCAAATGGAGCGATGTGAGTCGGGACTCTGTGGAGGTGGCCAAGCTGCCGGATGACTTTGTGCCCACCGACCTGCACTGGCTCCTGTTGGGCGGCAGGAGCAGTGGTGGTGGCAAGGGCAGCGACACCCTGCTAATCTGCAGTAATGACGGAAGGTTCGTCATCCTGAACAAAAGTGCCCGCGTGGAACGGAGCATTTCCGCCCACGGAGCGGCCATAAGTTCGGGTCGTTGGAGTCCCGATGGAGCTGGTCTTCTCACCGCCGGCGAGGATGGAGTGATCAAGATCTGGTCACGATCGGGTATGTTGCGATCCACCGTGGTGCACAACGAGGAGGCCATTCACTGCGCTCGTTGGGCGCCCAACTCCACCTCCATTGTTTTTTGCCAGGGCGGACACATATCCATCAAGCCACTGGCGGCCAATAGCAAACTTATAAgg TGGCGTGCCCACGATGGCCTCGTGCTCTCCCTCAGCTGGTCCACTCAATCCAATGTCATAGCCTCCGGTGGCGAGGACTTTCGCTATAAGATCTGGGATGCCCAGGGAGCCAATCTGTTTACCAGTTCCGCCGAAGAGTTTGCCATCACGTGTGTGGCCTTTAATCCCGAGAAGGATTACCTGCTGGTGGGCACATTTAATTTGCTCAAATTGTGCCACAGCAATGGG TGGTCCTACAGCAGCGCTCGCTTCACAACTCCCAGTGTGGGCTCCTTCTTTAACCTATCCTGGTCAACAGATGGCACTCAAGTGGCCTGTGGCACCTCCACGGGTCAGTTGATTGTGGCCTATGCCATCGAGCAGCAGTTGATCTCCAGGAACCTCAAGGCAACCAGTAAGAGTCGCAAGTCGATTGCCCTGAAGGACATTGCGACTGGCACTCAGGATCTCCTGGATTTTCCGCAGAGAGTGGTTAACTTCGGACTAGGCTATGGGCATCTGGTGGTGGCCACCACCCACCAAGTGCACATCTACAATGAGAAGTACATCAATACGCCGATCATTGTCGATGGCAGGAATGACACAAGGGTGATTGAAGTGGGCAAAAA GTACTTTATGATCTTGGATGCCTCGTCAATTTGGGTCTACACCTACACGGGTCGTTTGCACCTGAATCCGCGATACCCGGGCTCCCAGGCGCAGATTCCGCTGCTCACCTGGCGATCGCTATCCTTGGGCCTCGATGTCCTGGCCGTTAGGGATAACTCCGATCCCACTTTGCTGCACCTTTTCGATCTGATTCCGGGTGCCTCGCGACAGTATGATCCCCATTCGCTGAGGGCCAAGCAGCAGCTGGCCGAGATTGCAGCCTGTCGAGCGGGAACTTCGGAAGATCAGTTTGTGGCCTTTATCGACTCCAATCGCGAGCTCTTTGTGAGTGGAACCCGCAATCTAAATGGCGACCGCACGGATGAGATCTACAAGATCGGCACCCAGCTCACCGCGATCATGTGGGCCAGCGAAACGAACATCCTGGTGGGAGTGCACGACTCTTGCTACAGCATATGGTATTGTCCCGGCGAGGGTGCCGCCGATCCCACGATTATTGCCCTGACCACTGTTACATTGGATACGGC gGAATTTGGCAAGAACATTACCATCGAGAGCTTCGAGGATGCGGTGGTCACTTTCCGCTGCGCCGGCGCCCTGCTCCCAGTCAATGTAAACATGTACTGCGAGATCCTGCATCGCGCCCTTCTCGAGGGTCAGTGGCAGCAGGCGCTGAAGATTTGCCGGATGGGGCAGCATGCCAGCTTGTGGGCCACTCTGGCGGCGGTGGCCACCAGGAAGCACCAGTTGCAGATCAGTGAGGAGGCCTACGCGGCGGCCCTGCAGATCGACAAGGTGAGCTACCTGCAGCATCTGAAGACCCTGACGCCCTCGAGTGCGGAGCAGATGGCCGAGAACTCACTAATGCTGGGCAGGATGCTGGAGGCGGAGACGATCCTGCTGCACGGCAAGAAAATCGAGCAGGCCGTGGGTCTGTCTCTGCGGATGCACAACTGGCGGAGAGCCCTGGAGATCTCCCAGAAACACAAAATGGAGGTGCCGGACTTGATGCCGCGGGTTCTGCAGGAAAGGAGCAAGTATCTCAAGGCCCTGCAGCGGGAGGAGTGGGATCCACTCTACCTGCCTCATGTTGTTAAGGAAGAGGCTGACCATCTAAGTGAATAA
- the LOC108064172 gene encoding glyoxylate reductase/hydroxypyruvate reductase, whose translation MSTNKPYKVLIAHTDVPPEGIEILREKCEVIQVKSEPPQNRIEILEKIKGVHAAIWGGRDILNAEILDAAGPQFKAVSTMSSGINNVDVPELKRRGIPLGSTPAMLTVAVADLTVGLLIAAARRFQEGRRKIDSDNWDKDHLNWMLGQDIRDSTVGFYGFGGIGQAVAKRLSGFDIDRVLYTTRSRVSKEIEEKFNAKKVDFDTLLGESDFLVIAAPLNKETQGLFNATAFNKMKKTAVLVNVGRGKIVNQDDLYDALKSNRIFAAGLDVMDPEPLPSKDKLLALDNVVVTPHVGYATRRTRIDAATLASHNVLRGLAGEPMLSPAY comes from the exons ATGTCTACAAATAAGCCCTACAAAGTTTTGATCGCGCATACCGATGTTCCTCCAGAGGGCATAGAAATCTTAAGGGAGAAATGCGAAGTTATTCAAGTGAAAAGTGAGCCACCACAAAATCGGATCGAAATTCTCGAGAAGATCAAGGGCGTACATGCCGCCATCTGGGGCGGTCGAGATATCCTCAATGCCGAGATTCTGGATGCTGCTGGGCCACAATTTAAAGCGGTATCCACCATGTCCTCGGGGATTAACAACGTGGATGTGCCGGAGCTGAAGAGGCGGGGAATTCCACTGGGAAGTACTCCTGCGATGCTAACGGTTGCGGTTGCAGATTTGACAGTGGGTCTACTGATCGCCGCGGCTCGGAGATTTCAAGAGGGCCGCAGGAAGATCGACag TGACAACTGGGACAAGGACCATCTGAACTGGATGCTGGGTCAGGACATCCGAGACTCCACCGTGGGTTTCTACGGCTTCGGAGGAATTGGCCAGGCGGTGGCCAAGCGTTTGTCCGGATTCGATATCGACCGTGTGCTCTACACCACCCGGAGTCGTGTCAGCAAGGAGATCGAGGAGAAGTTCAACGCCAAGAAGGTGGATTTCGATACTCTTCTGGGGGAGAGTGACTTCCTGGTCATTGCAGCCCCTCTGAACAAGGAAACACAGGGTTTGTTCAATGCCACCGCCTTTaataaaatgaagaaaacAGCTGTGCTGGTCAACGTTGGAAGGGGCA AAATCGTAAATCAGGATGACCTGTACGATGCTTTGAAATCGAACAGAATCTTTGCAGCTGGCTTGGATGTTATGGATCCTGAACCTCTGCCATCCAAAGACAAATTACTGGCACTGGACAATGTTG TGGTCACTCCGCATGTGGGCTATGCCACCAGGAGAACGCGTATCGACGCCGCCACCTTGGCATCCCACAATGTGCTCCGAGGACTGGCTGGTGAGCCCATGCTATCACCGGCATACTAA
- the LOC108064161 gene encoding glyoxylate reductase/hydroxypyruvate reductase has translation MSRATSAFKVLISHPNVPTPALELLRSRGAETIICQSVPPSREEILKKVPGVDAIYWAHYQPLNAGILDAAGSQLRCVSTMSSGLDYVDIPEFQKRQIPLGHTPGVVKNSVADLAIGLMIAAGRHFHAGRTEIERSQWKIEQINWMMGQEIRDSVIGFFGFGGISQAIAKRLQGWDVAKIIYHTRTRKENDGDFKAEHVTFETLLKESDFLVVAAPLTNETREKFSAKAFELMKKSSVFVNVARGGLVNQPDLHDALTTGKIFAAGLDVTTPEPLPADSPLLKLPNCVILPHMGTQTMKTTIEMSLLAANNILNGIEGKPMIRPAY, from the exons ATGTCTCGTGCGACAAGTGCCTTTAAAGTCCTCATTTCGCATCCGAATGTCCCGACTCCGGCTTTGGAACTCCTGCGATCTCGCGGGGCGGAAACTATCATCTGCCAGAGTGTTCCACCTTCAAGGGAGGAGATCCTGAAGAAAGTGCCCGGAGTGGATGCCATTTATTGGGCTCACTATCAGCCCCTGAATGCTGGAATTCTGGATGCTGCCGGATCGCAGCTGCGTTGCGTAAGCACCATGTCCTCGGGACTCGACTACGTGGATATTCCAGAGTTTCAGAAGAGGCAGATTCCCCTGGGTCATACTCCTGGGGTGGTGAAAAATTCTGTGGCCGATCTCGCCATAGGTTTGATGATTGCAGCTGGTCGTCATTTTCACGCTGGACGCACAGAAATCGAGAG GTCGCAATGGAAAATCGAGCAGATCAACTGGATGATGGGCCAGGAAATTCGTGATTCGGTCATCGGATTCTTTGGTTTTGGCGGCATCAGTCAGGCCATCGCCAAGCGTTTGCAGGGCTGGGATGTGGCTAAGATCATTTATCACACTCGCACCCGAAAGGAAAACGACGGGGACTTCAAGGCTGAACACGTGACCTTCGAGACCCTTTTGAAGGAGAGTGATTTCCTGGTGGTAGCAGCTCCACTTACAAACGAAACCAGGGAGAAGTTTAGTGCGAAGGCTTTTGAGCTGATGAAAAAGAGTTCGGTATTTGTCAATGTGGCCAGAGGGG gTCTTGTAAATCAACCCGATCTGCATGATGCCTTGACAACTGGCAAGATCTTTGCCGCCGGCTTAGATGTCACCACACCAGAACCACTGCCAGCCGATAGTCCTCTTCTCAAACTGCCCAATTGTG TTATACTTCCCCATATGGGCACTCAGACGATGAAGACTACCATTGAGATGAGTTTGCTAGCTGCCAATAATATCTTGAATGGCATCGAGGGAAAGCCCATGATAAGGCCTGCATACTGA
- the LOC108064160 gene encoding glyoxylate reductase/hydroxypyruvate reductase isoform X3, translating to MSAGKAFKVLVTHPEVPQEGIDLLKQNCEVVQVQSVPINRAELLEKIRGVDGVLWGGHEPLNAEALDAAGPQLKSISTMSAGIDYVDVPEVKRRKIPLGHTPTVLNTAVADLAVGLLIAASRRFHEGRKKIDNDQWENYHLNWLLGQDIRDSTVGFYGFGGIGQAIAKRLSGFDIDKVLYTTRRRVHKEIEEEFNAKKVDFDTLLADSDFIVIASPLTKDTQGVFNATAFNKMKETAVLINIARGKIVNQDDLYEALKSNRIFSAGLDVTDPEPLSPKDKLLTLDNAVVLPHIGSATRRTRADMSTIAAHNVLRGLAGEPMLSPAY from the exons ATGTCCGCTGGCAAGGCTTTCAAGGTCCTGGTGACACATCCCGAGGTTCCCCAGGAGGGCATCGATCTGCTCAAGCAGAACTGCGAGGTTGTCCAGGTGCAGAGCGTTCCCATCAACAGGGCGGAACTTCTGGAGAAAATCCGCGGAGTCGACGGCGTCCTCTGGGGTGGACATGAGCCCCTCAACGCCGAGGCCCTCGATGCTGCCGGTCCCCAGCTGAAGTCCATCTCCACCATGTCGGCGGGCATCGACTACGTGGATGTGCCGGAGGTCAAGAGGCGCAAGATCCCGCTGGGTCACACGCCCACCGTCCTGAACACCGCCGTGGCCGATTTGGCAGTGGGTCTCCTGATCGCCGCCAGTCGCCGTTTCCACGAGGGACGCAAGAAGATCGACAA CGACCAGTGGGAGAACTACCACCTTAACTGGCTGCTTGGCCAGGACATCCGCGACTCTACCGTGGGATTCTATGGCTTCGGAGGCATTGGCCAGGCCATCGCCAAGCGTCTGTCCGGATTCGACATTGATAAGGTGCTGTACACCACCCGCCGTCGTGTTCACAAGGAGATCGAGGAGGAGTTCAATGCCAAGAAGGTCGACTTCGATACCCTTTTGGCCGACAGTGACTTCATTGTGATCGCCTCCCCCTTGACCAAGGACACCCAGGGTGTCTTCAATGCCACCGCCTTCAACAAGATGAAGGAGACCGCTGTGCTGATAAACATTGCCAGGGGCA AAATTGTCAACCAAGATGACCTCTATGAGGCCCTGAAGTCGAACCGAATCTTCTCCGCCGGTCTGGACGTCACGGATCCGGAACCTCTGTCGCCCAAGGACAAGCTGCTGACGCTCGACAATGCCG TTGTCCTGCCCCACATTGGATCCGCCACGAGGCGCACCCGTGCCGATATGTCCACCATTGCTGCCCACAACGTACTCCGCGGCTTGGCCGGGGAGCCCATGCTGTCGCCCGCCTACTAG
- the LOC108064160 gene encoding glyoxylate reductase/hydroxypyruvate reductase isoform X2, with protein MLNRFIGLSAAIVGRSSRSSGFPSSSLFKAGNQNQNRTMSAGKAFKVLVTHPEVPQEGIDLLKQNCEVVQVQSVPINRAELLEKIRGVDGVLWGGHEPLNAEALDAAGPQLKSISTMSAGIDYVDVPEVKRRKIPLGHTPTVLNTAVADLAVGLLIAASRRFHEGRKKIDNDQWENYHLNWLLGQDIRDSTVGFYGFGGIGQAIAKRLSGFDIDKVLYTTRRRVHKEIEEEFNAKKVDFDTLLADSDFIVIASPLTKDTQGVFNATAFNKMKETAVLINIARGKIVNQDDLYEALKSNRIFSAGLDVTDPEPLSPKDKLLTLDNAVVLPHIGSATRRTRADMSTIAAHNVLRGLAGEPMLSPAY; from the exons ATGCTAAACAGGTTCATTGGTTTATCGGCTGCGATCGTGGGTCGCAGCAGCCGGAGCAGCGGCTTTCCGTCCTCGTCGCTCTTTAAAGCTGG GAATCAGAATCAAAACCGCACCATGTCCGCTGGCAAGGCTTTCAAGGTCCTGGTGACACATCCCGAGGTTCCCCAGGAGGGCATCGATCTGCTCAAGCAGAACTGCGAGGTTGTCCAGGTGCAGAGCGTTCCCATCAACAGGGCGGAACTTCTGGAGAAAATCCGCGGAGTCGACGGCGTCCTCTGGGGTGGACATGAGCCCCTCAACGCCGAGGCCCTCGATGCTGCCGGTCCCCAGCTGAAGTCCATCTCCACCATGTCGGCGGGCATCGACTACGTGGATGTGCCGGAGGTCAAGAGGCGCAAGATCCCGCTGGGTCACACGCCCACCGTCCTGAACACCGCCGTGGCCGATTTGGCAGTGGGTCTCCTGATCGCCGCCAGTCGCCGTTTCCACGAGGGACGCAAGAAGATCGACAA CGACCAGTGGGAGAACTACCACCTTAACTGGCTGCTTGGCCAGGACATCCGCGACTCTACCGTGGGATTCTATGGCTTCGGAGGCATTGGCCAGGCCATCGCCAAGCGTCTGTCCGGATTCGACATTGATAAGGTGCTGTACACCACCCGCCGTCGTGTTCACAAGGAGATCGAGGAGGAGTTCAATGCCAAGAAGGTCGACTTCGATACCCTTTTGGCCGACAGTGACTTCATTGTGATCGCCTCCCCCTTGACCAAGGACACCCAGGGTGTCTTCAATGCCACCGCCTTCAACAAGATGAAGGAGACCGCTGTGCTGATAAACATTGCCAGGGGCA AAATTGTCAACCAAGATGACCTCTATGAGGCCCTGAAGTCGAACCGAATCTTCTCCGCCGGTCTGGACGTCACGGATCCGGAACCTCTGTCGCCCAAGGACAAGCTGCTGACGCTCGACAATGCCG TTGTCCTGCCCCACATTGGATCCGCCACGAGGCGCACCCGTGCCGATATGTCCACCATTGCTGCCCACAACGTACTCCGCGGCTTGGCCGGGGAGCCCATGCTGTCGCCCGCCTACTAG
- the LOC108064160 gene encoding glyoxylate reductase/hydroxypyruvate reductase isoform X1: MLNRFIGLSAAIVGRSSRSSGFPSSSLFKAGGSRNQNQNRTMSAGKAFKVLVTHPEVPQEGIDLLKQNCEVVQVQSVPINRAELLEKIRGVDGVLWGGHEPLNAEALDAAGPQLKSISTMSAGIDYVDVPEVKRRKIPLGHTPTVLNTAVADLAVGLLIAASRRFHEGRKKIDNDQWENYHLNWLLGQDIRDSTVGFYGFGGIGQAIAKRLSGFDIDKVLYTTRRRVHKEIEEEFNAKKVDFDTLLADSDFIVIASPLTKDTQGVFNATAFNKMKETAVLINIARGKIVNQDDLYEALKSNRIFSAGLDVTDPEPLSPKDKLLTLDNAVVLPHIGSATRRTRADMSTIAAHNVLRGLAGEPMLSPAY; encoded by the exons ATGCTAAACAGGTTCATTGGTTTATCGGCTGCGATCGTGGGTCGCAGCAGCCGGAGCAGCGGCTTTCCGTCCTCGTCGCTCTTTAAAGCTGG GGGCAGCAGGAATCAGAATCAAAACCGCACCATGTCCGCTGGCAAGGCTTTCAAGGTCCTGGTGACACATCCCGAGGTTCCCCAGGAGGGCATCGATCTGCTCAAGCAGAACTGCGAGGTTGTCCAGGTGCAGAGCGTTCCCATCAACAGGGCGGAACTTCTGGAGAAAATCCGCGGAGTCGACGGCGTCCTCTGGGGTGGACATGAGCCCCTCAACGCCGAGGCCCTCGATGCTGCCGGTCCCCAGCTGAAGTCCATCTCCACCATGTCGGCGGGCATCGACTACGTGGATGTGCCGGAGGTCAAGAGGCGCAAGATCCCGCTGGGTCACACGCCCACCGTCCTGAACACCGCCGTGGCCGATTTGGCAGTGGGTCTCCTGATCGCCGCCAGTCGCCGTTTCCACGAGGGACGCAAGAAGATCGACAA CGACCAGTGGGAGAACTACCACCTTAACTGGCTGCTTGGCCAGGACATCCGCGACTCTACCGTGGGATTCTATGGCTTCGGAGGCATTGGCCAGGCCATCGCCAAGCGTCTGTCCGGATTCGACATTGATAAGGTGCTGTACACCACCCGCCGTCGTGTTCACAAGGAGATCGAGGAGGAGTTCAATGCCAAGAAGGTCGACTTCGATACCCTTTTGGCCGACAGTGACTTCATTGTGATCGCCTCCCCCTTGACCAAGGACACCCAGGGTGTCTTCAATGCCACCGCCTTCAACAAGATGAAGGAGACCGCTGTGCTGATAAACATTGCCAGGGGCA AAATTGTCAACCAAGATGACCTCTATGAGGCCCTGAAGTCGAACCGAATCTTCTCCGCCGGTCTGGACGTCACGGATCCGGAACCTCTGTCGCCCAAGGACAAGCTGCTGACGCTCGACAATGCCG TTGTCCTGCCCCACATTGGATCCGCCACGAGGCGCACCCGTGCCGATATGTCCACCATTGCTGCCCACAACGTACTCCGCGGCTTGGCCGGGGAGCCCATGCTGTCGCCCGCCTACTAG
- the LOC108062978 gene encoding uncharacterized protein, translating into MAVYSNRCLVQEETSTSNENLARVAASSVEKSLGPAGRWLALTGAYPQPTFPITTAICDTYYCEGTSLASFTSSSPRSSDSVIFPEGRPMFLPILQFCNSLMHKHSSDVKTLAEAQAFQASLKTVRDTVARLTSETASNFRNDSNDSVLYWRLVSLLVVLDRIKNEVQHEIDMLDELEELH; encoded by the exons ATGGCAGTTTATTCGAATAGGTGTCTTGTTCAAGAGGAAACG AGTACGTCTAATGAGAACTTGGCTCGCGTGGCAGCAAGTTCTGTGGAGAAATCTCTGGGTCCTGCAGGCAGGTGGTTGGCCTTGACGGGCGCCTACCCACAACCCACTTTTCCTATAACAACTGCGATATGTGATACATACTACTGTGAAGGGACCTCTTTGGCCTCATTCACGTCTTCTTCACCCAGATCCTCAGACAGCGTTATATTTCCCGAAGGTCGTCCCATGTTTTTACCTATTCTACAGTTTTGCAACAGTCTAATGCATAAACACTCAAGCGACGTGAAGACACTGGCCGAGGCACAGGCCTTTCAGGCCAGTCTTAAAACCGTGCGGGATACAGTAGCTCGTCTAACTTCAGAAACTGCTTCCAACTTCAGAAACGATTCCAACGATTCCGTATTATACTGGCGATTGGTATCGCTTTTGGTGGTACTTGACCGTATCAAAAACGAAGTGCAACATGAAATTGATATGTTAGACGAGTTGGAGGAGCTTCATTGA